The following proteins come from a genomic window of Micromonospora echinofusca:
- a CDS encoding DedA family protein encodes MESALDLLRQLVTSPWVYLLIFGLTAVDAFFPAVPGEAAVITAAVLATGGNPNLVVVIVAAALGAFAGDHVSYAIGRGGGASRLARLPDGSRRRASSEWARRAVHRRGGLILTTSRYVPGGRTAVTLTMGAVRYPLRSFLLFDAVAAVSWALYCALLGYFGGLAFERDPIKGILAGVGLSLAITLLLEALRWLRHRRRR; translated from the coding sequence ATGGAGTCCGCGCTCGACCTGCTCCGGCAGCTGGTCACCTCACCGTGGGTGTACCTGCTGATCTTCGGGCTCACCGCGGTCGACGCGTTCTTCCCCGCCGTACCCGGTGAGGCGGCCGTGATCACCGCCGCCGTGCTCGCCACCGGCGGCAACCCCAACCTGGTGGTGGTGATCGTCGCCGCCGCGCTGGGGGCCTTCGCCGGCGACCACGTCTCGTACGCCATCGGGCGCGGCGGCGGCGCGAGCCGGCTCGCCCGCCTCCCGGACGGCAGCCGGCGCCGGGCCAGCTCCGAGTGGGCCCGGCGGGCGGTGCACCGGCGCGGCGGGCTGATCCTGACCACGTCCCGGTACGTCCCCGGTGGCCGGACGGCGGTCACCCTCACCATGGGCGCGGTCCGCTACCCGCTCCGGTCGTTCCTGCTCTTCGACGCCGTCGCGGCGGTGAGCTGGGCGCTCTACTGCGCCCTGCTCGGCTACTTCGGCGGGCTGGCCTTCGAACGCGACCCGATCAAGGGCATCCTCGCCGGCGTGGGCCTCTCGCTGGCGATCACGCTGCTGCTGGAGGCGCTGCGCTGGCTACGCCACCGCAGGCGCCGCTGA
- a CDS encoding TetR/AcrR family transcriptional regulator: MSTPPTFKRLPRAVREQQMLDAAVKVFSRRGFHAASMDEIAEDAGISKPMVYAYLGTKEELFVACLHREGTRMMQAIAGAAAPELPADERLWRGLRAFFGFVGAHRDGWAVLYRQARGEQPFAGELAGMRARLVDVVAGMLDHALRAEGREVGETDLEVVAYALVGATESLADWLADHPDADPEKTATRMMNVAWLGAGQLLRGATWHPLVPPS; this comes from the coding sequence GTGTCCACCCCACCCACCTTCAAGCGCCTACCCCGCGCCGTACGCGAGCAGCAGATGCTCGACGCGGCCGTGAAAGTGTTCTCACGCAGGGGTTTCCACGCGGCCAGCATGGACGAGATCGCCGAGGACGCCGGCATCTCCAAGCCCATGGTCTACGCGTACCTCGGCACGAAGGAAGAACTCTTCGTCGCCTGCCTGCACCGGGAGGGCACCCGGATGATGCAGGCCATCGCCGGGGCGGCCGCCCCCGAACTGCCGGCCGACGAGCGACTCTGGCGGGGGCTGCGCGCGTTCTTCGGCTTCGTCGGGGCGCACCGCGACGGGTGGGCCGTGCTCTACCGGCAGGCCCGGGGCGAGCAGCCCTTCGCCGGCGAACTGGCCGGCATGCGGGCCCGGCTGGTCGACGTGGTCGCCGGGATGCTCGACCACGCGCTGCGCGCCGAGGGCCGCGAGGTGGGCGAGACCGACCTGGAGGTCGTCGCGTACGCCCTCGTGGGGGCGACCGAGTCGCTGGCGGACTGGCTCGCCGACCACCCCGACGCGGACCCGGAGAAGACTGCGACCCGGATGATGAACGTCGCCTGGCTGGGCGCCGGCCAACTCCTCCGTGGCGCCACCTGGCACCCACTGGTGCCCCCGTCCTGA